A window from Falco naumanni isolate bFalNau1 chromosome 3, bFalNau1.pat, whole genome shotgun sequence encodes these proteins:
- the TMEM52 gene encoding transmembrane protein 52 has protein sequence MPNWTSLWYVWLILLTVFLLLLCGITASCIRFCCQKKRLPVETCPRHPDDLTVIAIDSDSTAHSTVTSYSSFQYPLSVPIPSLFVDMDKTTVSPPAYSLYAMELPPSYDEVVQMGKQYTEVAQISQKLNDTPGQVTPGGLNPIQYSPDTINRDPATQADSEKSEDATQEQLQL, from the exons ATGCCTAATTGGACAAGTCTGTGGTATGTCTG GCTAATCTTGCTGACTGtgttcctgctcctgctctgtggGATCACAGCAAGCTGCATCAGATTCTGCTGCCAGAAGAAGAGGCTTCCAGTTGAGACCTGCCCTAGGCACCCTGATGATCTGACAGTTATTGCTATTGACAGTGACAGCACTGCCCACAGCACCGTGACCT catATAGCTCGTTTCAGTACCCTCTGAGTGTCCCTATTCCTTCGCTATTTGTAGATATGGATAAGACcactgtgtcccctccagctTACAGTCTCTATGCGATGGAGTTGCCACCTTCTTACGATGAAGTTGTCCAAATGGGTAAACAGTACACTGAAGTAGCACAGATAAGCCAGAAACTCAATGACACCCCTGGACAGGTGACACCAGGTGGGCTGAATCCCATCCAGTATTCACCTGATACAATCAACAGAGATCCAGCAACACAGGCAgattcagaaaaatcagaagatgCAACACAAGAACAGCTGCAGCTCTGA